The following are encoded in a window of Ignavibacteriales bacterium genomic DNA:
- a CDS encoding energy transducer TonB has protein sequence MYEIPYKYFSSIISFVVHSLLILFFYFVALHSLGKSNQLIEFHLDSGSSGEGNSFINKSEKAELPKKSADEFINTKKINVNSEKLSTPLNDSGTKGTGTGDGTGTENKSGISPSLLIPPKPKVEEIYLVAVDEMPEPIGGMQKIISQVVYPAEAKRNGVAGTVFVLAFVDENGSVRKTLLTKGIGGGCDEAALRAVSASRFKPGKDKGRYAKVQIQIPVPFKLY, from the coding sequence ATGTATGAAATTCCGTATAAATACTTTTCTTCAATTATCTCATTTGTTGTACATTCGCTGCTAATTCTGTTTTTTTATTTTGTTGCGCTTCATTCACTGGGAAAATCAAATCAATTAATTGAATTCCATTTAGACTCAGGTTCTAGCGGTGAAGGAAATTCATTTATTAATAAAAGTGAAAAAGCAGAATTACCAAAGAAGTCCGCTGATGAATTTATTAATACCAAGAAGATAAATGTTAATAGTGAAAAACTATCCACGCCATTAAATGATAGCGGAACTAAAGGTACTGGCACCGGAGATGGGACAGGAACTGAAAATAAATCCGGAATATCACCCAGTTTACTTATTCCACCAAAGCCAAAAGTGGAAGAAATATATTTAGTAGCTGTTGATGAAATGCCTGAACCAATTGGCGGAATGCAAAAAATTATTTCACAGGTTGTTTATCCTGCTGAAGCAAAAAGAAATGGTGTTGCCGGAACAGTATTTGTACTTGCATTTGTTGATGAGAACGGCTCCGTAAGAAAAACTCTTCTAACAAAAGGTATTGGCGGAGGATGTGATGAAGCTGCACTTAGAGCAGTATCAGCTTCAAGATTTAAACCGGGGAAAGATAAAGGACGATATGCGAAAGTTCAGATACAGATCCCAGTTCCATTCAAACTCTATTAA
- a CDS encoding biopolymer transporter ExbD: MRRYKIDEKEFSEINITPFTDVVLVLLIIFMITSPFLIMGSYKVKLPQSTNSATDVSKGIEVYLTENNEVIINGKVIQLLDVGWNVKNEFESKGTKDVIIKADKNVRHGSFIKLLDELKKAGAVKLLISTTRVETETP; the protein is encoded by the coding sequence ATGAGACGATATAAAATAGATGAGAAAGAATTTTCTGAAATTAATATTACACCTTTTACAGATGTTGTTCTAGTTCTGCTAATCATTTTTATGATAACCAGTCCGTTCCTTATAATGGGTTCCTATAAAGTCAAATTGCCTCAGTCAACCAATTCTGCAACTGATGTCAGCAAAGGTATAGAAGTTTATTTAACAGAAAACAATGAAGTAATAATCAACGGCAAAGTAATTCAACTTCTGGATGTGGGATGGAATGTGAAGAATGAATTTGAGAGCAAAGGAACAAAGGATGTTATTATAAAAGCTGATAAAAATGTAAGACACGGTTCATTTATTAAGTTACTTGATGAACTTAAAAAAGCCGGAGCTGTGAAACTTTTGATATCAACAACTCGTGTTGAGACAGAAACTCCTTAA
- a CDS encoding MotA/TolQ/ExbB proton channel family protein: MFDQNLLGLLMQGGFTIFILLVCSILSIKVIIEKFIQFNCLKEKYVTDFSDIITDLLKERDLKGALSVCKTYRVPSLYFKLSLPLANVFKYIFHNTHLTKEELFESAYNKLDQEIVKLEKGLGVLATLGAISPFIGLFGTVVGIIKSFSALSSTDTSHYAHVMSGIAEALIATAAGLFVAVPSVLFYNYFTKRIKLTLPLFDEAIQNLIRTLKNSKG; the protein is encoded by the coding sequence ATGTTTGACCAGAATTTACTTGGATTATTAATGCAAGGCGGTTTTACTATTTTCATACTTTTAGTTTGTTCTATACTCTCTATAAAAGTTATTATCGAGAAATTTATCCAGTTCAATTGCTTAAAGGAGAAATATGTAACCGATTTTTCAGATATAATTACTGATTTGTTAAAAGAAAGGGATTTAAAAGGAGCACTATCTGTATGCAAGACTTACAGAGTCCCTTCTTTATACTTTAAATTGAGCCTTCCATTAGCTAATGTATTTAAATATATATTTCACAATACCCATCTTACTAAAGAAGAACTTTTTGAATCAGCATATAACAAACTTGATCAGGAAATTGTAAAACTAGAAAAAGGATTGGGTGTACTTGCAACATTAGGCGCCATCTCTCCTTTTATCGGTTTGTTCGGAACCGTTGTAGGAATTATAAAATCATTCAGTGCACTCTCATCAACTGATACTTCACACTATGCTCATGTAATGAGCGGAATTGCAGAAGCTTTGATAGCAACAGCGGCGGGTTTATTCGTTGCGGTTCCGTCCGTATTATTCTACAATTATTTTACAAAAAGAATAAAACTTACTTTACCGTTATTTGATGAAGCGATTCAAAATTTGATCCGCACTTTGAAAAATTCTAAAGGATAA
- a CDS encoding DedA family protein, translating into MEFLQYLIDLFLHLDKYLNEIINQYGTLTYGILFLVIFAETGFVFVPFLPGDSLLFAAGTFAVLGSLNVHYLFFLFSIAAIIGDTVNYWIGHYIGPKLFAKNSRYLKKEYLDRTHQFFEKYGGKTIIIARFVPIVRSFAPFVAGIGDMTYSKFILFNIAGGVLWCGLFVYGGFFFGNIPVIRNNFSIVIIAIIIISTLPALIEFIKHRQKNINK; encoded by the coding sequence ATGGAATTTCTGCAATATTTAATTGATCTATTTCTTCATTTAGATAAATATTTAAATGAAATAATTAACCAGTATGGTACTTTAACTTATGGAATATTATTTCTGGTTATTTTTGCCGAAACTGGATTTGTATTTGTTCCTTTTCTTCCCGGTGATTCGCTTTTATTCGCAGCCGGAACTTTTGCAGTATTAGGATCATTAAATGTTCATTATTTATTCTTTCTGTTTTCTATTGCTGCTATTATTGGTGATACAGTTAATTATTGGATCGGTCATTATATCGGGCCAAAATTGTTTGCAAAAAATTCACGCTACTTGAAGAAAGAATATCTTGATCGTACTCATCAATTTTTTGAAAAGTATGGCGGCAAAACAATTATCATAGCACGATTTGTTCCTATAGTACGGTCGTTTGCACCTTTCGTTGCCGGAATTGGAGATATGACATATTCAAAGTTTATTCTTTTTAATATTGCCGGTGGAGTTCTTTGGTGTGGATTATTTGTTTATGGAGGATTTTTCTTCGGTAATATTCCAGTTATAAGAAATAATTTTTCAATTGTTATTATAGCAATAATAATAATTTCGACATTACCAGCACTCATTGAATTTATAAAGCATCGACAAAAAAATATTAATAAATAA
- a CDS encoding GAF domain-containing sensor histidine kinase has product MDSYELQKIIKAAELVNSNIELLEVLKNIVNVAVDLTNADRGTLYLVDKNKNEIWSMIAMGTGTYEIRLKIGEGLAGYCAQTGETINIKNVRSDPRFKPEFDSIIGYDTKDMICFPIKNNRDEIIGVLQLLNNKNGEFSERDEKFLIALSIHSAIAINNALMLQKQISINEELKLLKIEAEKTALLKTHFLAQMSHEIRTPLNIILSGSQLLKMNSTNLDADEMNDLLEMLERGSQRIIRTIEGIIEMSKINSGDYELNNEIIQLEKDILLPILEHFRNISHKKNVDIHFEKTTDLNQIIRDKFMIHQIFAEIIENAVKFTEQGSIQVRQFLDENGKLCVSITDTGIGISSDYLNHIFEPFTQEQTGYTRRYEGNGLALALIKKYADLNNLTMLVKSEKNIGSVFNILFN; this is encoded by the coding sequence ATGGATAGTTATGAGCTTCAAAAAATAATTAAAGCTGCCGAACTTGTTAATTCCAACATAGAACTTCTAGAAGTCCTAAAAAATATTGTAAATGTTGCAGTTGATCTTACCAATGCCGACAGGGGAACATTATATCTTGTTGATAAAAACAAAAATGAAATATGGTCAATGATAGCAATGGGCACCGGAACTTATGAAATTCGTTTAAAGATTGGCGAAGGTCTTGCCGGTTATTGTGCTCAAACAGGTGAAACGATTAATATTAAAAATGTTAGATCTGATCCAAGATTCAAACCGGAATTCGATTCGATAATAGGTTACGATACAAAAGATATGATCTGTTTCCCTATTAAAAATAATAGGGATGAAATCATTGGAGTCTTACAATTATTAAACAACAAGAATGGAGAATTTAGCGAACGAGATGAAAAATTTTTAATTGCACTTTCAATTCACTCAGCTATTGCTATTAATAATGCTCTTATGCTTCAGAAACAAATTTCTATTAATGAAGAATTGAAATTACTTAAAATTGAAGCTGAGAAAACCGCACTTCTCAAAACGCATTTTCTTGCACAGATGTCCCATGAAATCAGAACTCCTTTAAATATTATTTTAAGCGGATCTCAATTATTGAAAATGAACTCCACCAATCTTGACGCTGATGAGATGAATGATCTATTGGAAATGTTAGAAAGAGGCAGTCAAAGAATAATAAGAACGATCGAAGGTATTATTGAAATGTCAAAAATAAATTCCGGTGATTATGAACTGAATAATGAGATCATCCAACTTGAAAAAGATATACTGCTTCCTATTTTAGAACATTTTCGAAATATTTCACATAAGAAAAATGTTGATATACATTTTGAAAAAACAACTGATCTCAATCAAATCATTCGTGATAAGTTTATGATTCATCAGATATTTGCCGAGATAATTGAAAACGCCGTTAAATTTACAGAGCAAGGCAGTATTCAAGTAAGACAATTTTTAGATGAGAACGGAAAACTTTGTGTTAGCATTACTGATACTGGAATTGGAATTTCTTCTGATTATTTAAATCATATTTTTGAACCATTTACACAAGAACAAACCGGTTATACAAGAAGATATGAAGGTAACGGGCTAGCATTAGCTTTGATAAAAAAATATGCGGATTTAAATAATTTAACCATGTTAGTGAAAAGTGAAAAAAATATCGGTTCGGTATTTAATATTCTGTTCAATTAA
- a CDS encoding T9SS type A sorting domain-containing protein has translation MKSYHVFMNKIITVMIISFLLFSGSLLAQMTPPGNALQFDGRDDYVNTTLWANGGTFPNTIWTIECWVKGTHDPESSKMDGPIYGDQSFAILWDYQPSEFRGTASVCTRSGSYSFASFGPLVGGVWYHLSATYDRYNLRAYKNGVLVTTTYAPGAAPYYAGYPVSIGSHPLPSNGHFQGFVDEVRIWNVVRTEDEIRSNMNNVVSSLSPGLLAYYNFDQTRGETLPNLVSSNYTGTLSNGPMWTESYAMVVPVAKPATDVMKHSFTANWNAPAIGTVEKYFIDVSTDPNFNSFFPGYSNKDVGNTLSYNISVVNYGTYYYYRVRAYKASVGYGNYSAAITVVTLPNTLPIANAGPDQTIDCAPIYGATYVTLDGSRSYDPDHDPIANYEWKDYTGRIIDTGVNPQIYFPSGVHSIFLTVKDAEGWPGVADEVIITINSDRTPPVPNVPQVPDIVGECSVTLVSPMARDNCSGTIIGTTTQPLSYTVQGTYTVTWSYADANGNTTQQIQKAIVKDITPPVLTAPSALTTYRNSIDGYTGSIGRASAIDNCSAAPVIACDAPQLFPLGVTKVTWRAVDDVGNISSAEQLVTVVNREPVANAGVDRQFNCISTPQISVTLNGSASSDADSDQLIYTWTENGNSIAGGVTPSINLGDGTHSILLTVNDGNGGIANDEVLVIVNLDKQAPVITLPPDVIVETNISGGYIGNTGTATAIDICDGQVSVTSNAPQTFPIGITKVTWTAKDAAGNIANAIQQVTVTTHPPFANAGNDQKFDCAPKNGVTVQLDGSASSDPDNDPLTFVWLESGNTIASGVKPQINIFGGVHTIKLTVNDGFGGIAVDEVIVTVNVDNEAPKIIAPNAITKIANIAGGYSGSIGTATAIDNCDGSPVISNNTPQILPLDITKVVWTATDANGNSSKAEQLVTVEAIPVIVDVKPGEGDAPINLKSKGKIPVAIITGGGFDAANVDKATVKFGPNKTPVLMGNLEDVDKDGDLDLMLHFDNESTGIIKTDTKVELIGKTKTGVDLKGSDNIKIVGNLKKERAESEIDELLPTEYMLSQNYPNPFNPVTVIKYQLPEAGYVSLKVYDVLGREVATLVNEYQQPGNFVKIFNGKSLPSGIYFYRIQTEQFTQTRKLILMK, from the coding sequence ATGAAATCTTATCATGTATTTATGAACAAAATTATAACGGTAATGATCATATCATTTCTTCTTTTCTCAGGATCATTACTAGCACAGATGACACCTCCTGGTAATGCACTCCAATTTGACGGAAGAGATGATTATGTAAATACCACTCTTTGGGCTAACGGTGGAACCTTCCCAAATACGATTTGGACAATTGAGTGTTGGGTAAAAGGAACACACGACCCCGAGAGCTCAAAAATGGATGGACCCATTTATGGAGACCAGTCATTCGCAATACTCTGGGACTATCAACCAAGTGAATTCAGAGGAACCGCATCAGTCTGCACTCGGTCAGGGAGTTATAGTTTTGCATCCTTTGGACCTCTCGTGGGTGGAGTCTGGTACCATCTATCGGCAACATATGATAGATATAACTTAAGAGCATATAAAAATGGTGTCTTAGTTACTACAACATATGCACCTGGGGCTGCACCATATTACGCTGGTTATCCAGTATCAATTGGTAGCCATCCCTTACCTAGCAATGGTCACTTCCAAGGATTTGTTGATGAAGTTCGTATCTGGAATGTTGTTCGCACCGAAGATGAAATTCGTTCTAATATGAATAATGTTGTGAGTTCTTTATCGCCTGGACTTTTAGCATACTACAACTTCGATCAAACAAGAGGAGAAACTTTACCAAATTTAGTTTCAAGCAATTATACCGGTACATTGAGCAACGGGCCTATGTGGACCGAGAGCTATGCAATGGTTGTACCCGTCGCCAAACCTGCAACTGACGTAATGAAACATTCTTTTACTGCAAACTGGAATGCGCCGGCAATTGGAACTGTTGAAAAATATTTCATAGATGTTTCTACAGATCCTAATTTCAATTCTTTTTTCCCGGGGTACAGTAATAAAGATGTTGGAAATACGCTTAGTTATAATATATCTGTGGTGAATTATGGCACTTACTATTATTACCGGGTTCGGGCTTATAAAGCTTCTGTTGGATATGGAAATTATTCTGCCGCGATTACTGTAGTTACTCTTCCGAACACACTTCCGATTGCAAATGCTGGTCCTGATCAGACTATTGATTGCGCTCCGATCTACGGTGCTACTTATGTTACCTTAGACGGAAGCCGTTCATACGATCCAGATCATGATCCGATCGCTAATTACGAATGGAAGGATTATACAGGAAGAATAATTGATACCGGAGTTAATCCTCAGATTTATTTTCCCAGCGGAGTACATTCAATTTTTTTAACCGTGAAAGATGCGGAAGGGTGGCCAGGAGTAGCTGATGAAGTTATTATTACTATAAATTCCGATCGCACTCCTCCGGTGCCTAACGTTCCTCAAGTTCCTGATATTGTTGGAGAATGCAGTGTAACACTTGTTTCACCAATGGCAAGAGATAATTGTTCAGGAACAATTATTGGAACAACAACTCAACCGCTCTCTTATACTGTGCAAGGAACTTATACTGTAACTTGGAGCTATGCTGATGCAAATGGCAACACCACTCAACAAATTCAAAAAGCAATTGTAAAAGATATAACTCCGCCAGTATTGACTGCGCCGAGTGCATTAACAACTTACAGAAATTCTATAGATGGTTATACAGGATCGATAGGCAGAGCATCGGCAATTGATAACTGTAGTGCAGCACCTGTGATTGCATGTGACGCGCCGCAGCTTTTTCCACTTGGAGTTACAAAGGTAACTTGGAGAGCAGTAGATGATGTTGGAAATATTTCAAGTGCAGAACAATTAGTTACAGTTGTTAACAGAGAACCGGTTGCAAATGCTGGAGTAGATCGACAATTTAATTGCATTTCAACTCCACAAATAAGCGTTACATTAAATGGCAGTGCATCGAGCGATGCTGATAGTGATCAACTTATATATACATGGACTGAAAATGGAAATTCCATTGCTGGAGGAGTTACTCCTTCAATTAATTTAGGAGACGGCACTCATTCAATTCTACTTACAGTGAATGATGGCAATGGTGGAATTGCTAACGATGAAGTTCTTGTAATTGTCAATTTAGATAAACAAGCTCCAGTTATTACTCTTCCTCCAGATGTTATTGTGGAAACAAATATTTCTGGTGGATATATTGGAAATACTGGAACAGCTACTGCAATAGATATTTGTGATGGGCAAGTTTCTGTGACAAGTAATGCACCTCAAACTTTTCCAATTGGAATAACAAAAGTAACTTGGACGGCAAAAGATGCCGCTGGAAATATTGCAAACGCAATTCAACAAGTTACAGTTACAACCCATCCTCCATTTGCAAATGCAGGCAACGATCAAAAATTTGATTGCGCTCCAAAGAATGGCGTAACAGTTCAGCTTGACGGCAGCGCTTCAAGCGATCCGGATAACGATCCATTAACTTTTGTTTGGTTGGAAAGTGGAAATACAATTGCATCTGGAGTTAAACCGCAAATAAATATATTCGGTGGTGTTCATACAATTAAATTAACTGTGAATGATGGTTTTGGTGGAATTGCTGTTGATGAAGTTATTGTAACAGTAAATGTGGATAATGAAGCTCCGAAAATAATAGCGCCAAATGCGATAACAAAAATTGCAAATATAGCTGGAGGATATTCTGGTTCTATTGGAACAGCGACTGCGATAGATAATTGTGATGGCTCTCCAGTAATCTCAAATAATACACCACAAATACTTCCACTTGATATTACAAAAGTTGTATGGACTGCAACTGATGCAAATGGTAATTCAAGTAAAGCAGAACAACTTGTAACAGTTGAAGCCATACCGGTTATAGTTGATGTAAAACCGGGTGAAGGTGATGCGCCTATTAATCTAAAAAGTAAAGGTAAAATTCCAGTAGCTATAATTACGGGTGGAGGATTTGATGCTGCAAATGTAGACAAGGCAACAGTAAAATTTGGGCCGAACAAAACTCCTGTATTGATGGGGAATTTGGAAGATGTAGATAAAGATGGTGATCTAGATTTAATGCTGCATTTTGATAATGAATCAACCGGTATTATTAAAACTGATACAAAAGTTGAACTGATAGGCAAAACAAAAACCGGAGTTGATTTAAAAGGTAGTGATAATATTAAGATAGTAGGAAACTTGAAAAAAGAAAGAGCCGAAAGTGAAATTGATGAATTATTGCCAACCGAATATATGCTTTCACAGAATTATCCTAATCCTTTTAATCCAGTGACAGTGATAAAATATCAATTACCGGAAGCTGGATATGTTTCTTTAAAAGTCTATGATGTGCTTGGACGAGAAGTAGCAACTCTCGTTAATGAATATCAGCAGCCGGGTAATTTTGTAAAGATCTTTAATGGAAAATCTCTACCGAGTGGAATTTATTTCTATAGAATACAAACAGAACAATTTACCCAAACAAGAAAATTAATTTTAATGAAGTAA
- a CDS encoding metal ABC transporter permease, whose amino-acid sequence METIHQLIELFPYAILGSILAGIICSFLGIFIVSQRVVFLGAVLTQVAIAGVAFSFLHVIHIETFIANILGITVQGNDFLNNFEPIFYSLLFAISTVIVFSQTHHQKYLTQDGILGIIFVVAIAARIMFIQKSPIADIAEVETILKGDILFISQKEFFILAMILIFTFSVFAIFRKQLQFVTFDAESASAHGINSKTWLLIFYIVVGTGISLTTRFVGDVFAFAYLIIPSSIGILLSKKVKNVFLIAVLVGAIVPPISIYFAFKFDFSSGPTAVVTAFILFLIVFLIKKLRG is encoded by the coding sequence ATGGAAACAATACATCAACTAATTGAATTATTTCCTTATGCAATTTTAGGAAGTATCTTGGCAGGAATTATCTGCAGCTTTCTCGGAATATTTATCGTATCACAAAGAGTGGTATTCCTTGGTGCCGTATTAACCCAAGTCGCAATTGCAGGAGTTGCTTTTTCATTCTTGCACGTTATTCACATCGAAACTTTCATTGCGAACATATTGGGCATAACAGTTCAAGGAAATGATTTCCTCAATAATTTTGAACCGATATTCTATTCATTGTTATTTGCTATTTCGACAGTGATAGTTTTTTCACAAACACACCACCAAAAATATTTAACTCAAGATGGAATTCTCGGAATTATTTTCGTTGTAGCAATCGCCGCAAGAATAATGTTTATTCAAAAAAGTCCAATTGCAGATATTGCGGAAGTGGAAACAATTCTTAAAGGCGATATTTTATTCATAAGTCAAAAGGAATTTTTTATTCTTGCTATGATATTAATTTTTACATTTTCTGTATTTGCTATTTTTCGAAAACAATTACAGTTTGTTACTTTTGATGCTGAGTCAGCAAGTGCACACGGTATTAATTCCAAAACATGGCTGCTTATTTTTTATATAGTAGTTGGAACTGGTATTTCTCTTACAACTCGTTTCGTGGGTGATGTTTTTGCATTTGCTTATTTGATAATCCCTTCTTCCATCGGGATATTGCTTTCGAAAAAAGTTAAAAATGTTTTTCTAATTGCAGTTTTGGTAGGAGCTATTGTTCCGCCGATTTCAATTTACTTTGCATTCAAATTTGATTTTTCAAGCGGTCCTACTGCTGTTGTAACTGCTTTCATTTTATTCTTGATAGTATTTTTAATAAAGAAGTTAAGAGGATAA
- a CDS encoding metal ABC transporter ATP-binding protein yields the protein MNKEIIKFTDASIGYGKTVIASGINLSIVENDFVGIVGPNGAGKTTLLKSLLGNIKLISGNLYKDQIRFGYVPQRDTVQPLLPYTVFDVVMMGRYSLSGPFKKISAEDKRIVEESLAYIGMSELKDKNYNSLSGGQRQRTLIARALAVEPTVLILDEPTNGMDTPSHYSLLDLITRLHNEKKLTIFLVSHLLTDVANIVKKIILIDQNYFQFGNIEEILSETNLRNTYSSDFHVSQIDGEYIITPKHLKKN from the coding sequence ATGAATAAGGAAATAATAAAATTTACTGATGCATCTATCGGTTACGGTAAAACTGTTATTGCATCAGGTATTAATCTTTCAATAGTCGAAAATGATTTTGTAGGAATTGTTGGACCGAACGGTGCCGGGAAAACAACACTGCTAAAATCTCTTTTAGGAAATATCAAACTTATCAGCGGTAATCTATATAAAGATCAGATTCGATTTGGTTATGTACCTCAGCGCGATACTGTACAACCTCTTCTTCCTTATACTGTTTTCGATGTTGTTATGATGGGAAGATATTCTCTATCCGGTCCGTTTAAGAAAATAAGTGCTGAAGACAAAAGAATTGTAGAAGAAAGTCTTGCGTATATCGGGATGAGTGAATTGAAAGATAAAAATTACAATTCGCTCTCCGGCGGACAGAGACAGCGTACATTAATTGCCCGTGCGTTAGCAGTTGAACCGACTGTATTAATTCTTGATGAACCAACCAACGGAATGGATACACCTTCGCATTATTCCCTTTTAGATTTGATTACAAGACTTCACAACGAAAAAAAATTAACGATCTTTCTCGTAAGCCATCTCTTAACTGATGTAGCAAACATCGTCAAGAAAATTATTCTAATAGATCAAAATTACTTTCAATTCGGCAATATCGAAGAAATACTTTCCGAGACAAATTTGCGCAACACTTATTCTTCGGACTTTCACGTATCACAGATTGACGGCGAATATATTATTACACCAAAACATTTAAAGAAAAATTAA
- a CDS encoding metal ABC transporter substrate-binding protein, translated as MKKIILILLIAIVSTNFANIKVVASTTVIYDLVKEIGKDKVTVDFIARGDQDPHFVEVLPSYMLKLRNADIFFRIGMGLEMWSNQLIDGSRNNNLKVIDLATDIDKKEVPNYKPDASYGDVHPFGNPHYWLDPENAKVMAKEIYETLASESHQDEAYFKKNLDEFNSRLDKKMQEWTNTMQKVKGKSLLFFHASWIYFTERFGIKAAGFVEPKPGIAPSPSHNAELVQIIRSKGIKTIVMENFYSDSAPNQLSQLTGVKVVKVATAIYGSKGVNSYFDMMDNIINQIIQNS; from the coding sequence ATGAAAAAGATAATTTTAATATTACTCATAGCAATCGTCAGCACAAATTTTGCAAATATAAAAGTTGTAGCATCTACAACTGTTATTTATGATTTAGTTAAAGAAATCGGTAAAGATAAAGTTACTGTTGATTTCATCGCACGCGGTGATCAAGATCCGCACTTTGTAGAAGTTTTACCAAGTTACATGTTGAAACTCCGCAACGCAGATATTTTTTTTAGAATCGGAATGGGATTAGAAATGTGGTCTAATCAGCTTATTGATGGATCGCGAAACAATAATTTGAAAGTTATTGATCTCGCAACAGATATAGATAAAAAAGAAGTCCCAAATTATAAACCGGATGCAAGTTATGGAGATGTTCACCCTTTTGGGAATCCACATTATTGGCTTGACCCGGAAAATGCAAAAGTAATGGCTAAAGAAATTTATGAAACTCTTGCAAGTGAATCTCATCAAGACGAAGCTTACTTTAAAAAGAACTTAGATGAATTTAATTCCAGACTAGATAAAAAAATGCAAGAGTGGACGAACACTATGCAAAAAGTAAAAGGGAAATCTTTATTATTTTTTCATGCAAGTTGGATTTATTTTACAGAAAGATTTGGCATAAAAGCCGCTGGATTTGTTGAACCTAAACCAGGTATAGCACCATCACCTTCTCACAATGCTGAGTTAGTACAAATAATTAGGAGTAAAGGAATCAAAACAATTGTGATGGAAAATTTCTACAGCGACTCCGCACCGAATCAACTTTCTCAGTTAACCGGAGTTAAGGTTGTAAAAGTTGCGACTGCGATCTATGGATCAAAAGGTGTGAACTCATACTTTGATATGATGGATAACATAATAAATCAAATCATTCAAAACAGTTAA